A section of the Bacillus pumilus genome encodes:
- a CDS encoding ABC-F family ATP-binding cassette domain-containing protein encodes MSLLNVEGLYKTYGEKTLFDHISFHIEPKERIGLIGPNGTGKSTLLKVIAGLESFEEGDITKAGTLDIEFLEQDPEMDGDETILDYIFSGTAPMIQTMKAYEQALADLEHDPQNEAKQEALMRMQNRMDQEDAWDANLSAKTILTKLGVKDVSRSVHALSGGQKKRVAIAKNLIQPAGLLILDEPTNHLDNATIEWLEGYLSQYSGAVILVTHDRYFLNRVANRIYELNQGQLYTYKGNYEVFLEKRAEREAEAQVKETKRQNLLRRELAWLRRGAKARTTKQKARIGRAEELMDQKGPDAKGELDFAIGSHRLGKQVIEAEDLSISFAGQTLVEQFTDLVVPGDRIGFIGPNGVGKTTLLNCLAGKIEPTSGQLTIGQTVRIGYYTQDHKEMDEELTIIEYIKETAEIVKTSDDAIVTAEQMLERFLFPRSMQRTFIRKLSGGERRRLYLLKVLMEEPNVLFLDEPTNDLDTETLSILEDYLEQFPGVVMTVSHDRYFLDRVVHRLLVFEGNGRISHYQGAYSDYMEQEKEQKRTETKPAEKQVEAAPKKRKKLSYKDQLEWDGIEDRIQALEEKHQQLEASIAEAGSDFGKIQELMDEQKAVAEELEQAMDRWTELSIMIEELEG; translated from the coding sequence ATGAGTTTATTGAATGTAGAAGGATTATATAAAACCTATGGCGAGAAAACGCTGTTTGATCATATTTCTTTTCATATAGAACCAAAGGAACGCATCGGGTTAATTGGACCAAACGGAACAGGGAAGTCAACGCTCCTAAAGGTCATTGCAGGACTTGAATCGTTTGAGGAAGGTGACATCACGAAGGCAGGGACGCTTGATATCGAATTTCTTGAGCAGGACCCTGAAATGGATGGGGATGAAACGATTCTCGATTACATTTTTTCTGGAACAGCACCGATGATTCAAACGATGAAGGCATATGAACAGGCACTCGCCGATTTAGAGCATGATCCACAAAATGAGGCAAAACAAGAGGCGCTCATGCGCATGCAAAATCGAATGGATCAGGAAGACGCATGGGATGCGAACCTGTCAGCAAAAACGATTTTGACAAAGCTTGGTGTCAAAGATGTGAGCCGTTCGGTTCATGCCTTATCAGGCGGACAGAAAAAGCGTGTCGCGATTGCTAAAAATTTAATTCAGCCCGCAGGATTGCTGATTTTAGATGAGCCAACCAACCATCTCGATAATGCAACGATTGAATGGCTCGAAGGATATTTGAGTCAATACAGCGGTGCTGTCATTCTGGTGACGCATGATCGTTATTTCCTCAACCGAGTGGCCAATCGGATTTATGAGCTGAATCAAGGACAGCTCTATACGTATAAAGGAAATTATGAAGTCTTTTTAGAAAAAAGAGCGGAACGAGAAGCAGAGGCCCAGGTGAAAGAAACGAAACGTCAAAACTTACTCAGACGAGAGCTTGCATGGCTGAGAAGAGGGGCAAAAGCAAGAACAACGAAGCAGAAAGCACGCATCGGCAGAGCTGAAGAACTAATGGATCAAAAAGGCCCTGATGCGAAGGGAGAGCTAGATTTCGCCATCGGTTCGCATCGCCTAGGAAAACAAGTCATAGAGGCAGAAGACTTGTCAATTTCATTTGCTGGCCAGACCCTTGTGGAGCAGTTTACAGACTTAGTCGTGCCGGGCGACCGGATTGGATTCATTGGGCCGAATGGAGTCGGAAAAACGACGCTTCTCAATTGTCTAGCGGGTAAAATTGAACCGACTTCAGGACAGTTGACGATTGGACAAACCGTTCGCATTGGTTATTACACGCAGGATCATAAGGAAATGGATGAAGAGCTGACGATCATTGAATACATCAAGGAAACAGCTGAGATCGTTAAGACATCTGATGACGCCATAGTGACAGCAGAGCAAATGCTGGAACGGTTCCTATTCCCAAGATCCATGCAGCGGACGTTTATTCGCAAGCTGTCAGGGGGAGAACGCCGCAGATTGTATTTACTGAAAGTCTTAATGGAAGAACCGAATGTTCTCTTTTTAGATGAGCCAACGAACGATCTTGATACGGAGACCCTCAGCATTTTAGAGGATTATTTAGAACAGTTTCCTGGCGTTGTCATGACCGTATCGCATGATCGTTATTTCTTAGACCGGGTGGTTCATCGTCTACTCGTCTTTGAAGGAAATGGCCGCATTTCACACTACCAAGGCGCTTACAGCGATTACATGGAGCAAGAAAAAGAGCAGAAGCGGACAGAGACAAAGCCTGCTGAGAAACAAGTAGAAGCGGCGCCTAAAAAAAGAAAAAAACTTTCTTACAAAGACCAGCTTGAATGGGATGGAATTGAAGACCGGATTCAGGCATTGGAGGAAAAACATCAGCAGCTTGAAGCAAGCATTGCAGAAGCAGGCAGTGATTTTGGGAAAATTCAAGAACTGATGGACGAACAAAAAGCC